From the Burkholderia ubonensis genome, one window contains:
- a CDS encoding autotransporter assembly complex protein TamA, translated as MAGQAHQQRNMARDAARDARRGDAGAARAARILAGCLAALAALPAWAKYDVEIDAPRAVRKLLKSHLDIARFGKRDDVSDDQFDFLVTATPQQVRDLTATEGYFSPVVRTDVRTRDGKRSVQIAVDPGPQTLVSSVDLTFNGPVGSEDPKQESATRFAFSLKAGEPFTQAGWDAAKGAALRQLQSRRYLGAKITASEARVDPRTQRATLAVTFDSGPTFTIGKVDVEGVRRYPEKIVTNVNPLSEGEIYDVQRITELQRQLQNTPYYASVAIDVGNDTEKPDRTPVHVKVSEYPYNSVRGGVGYATDTGPHIQGAYTYLDTFGAAWPLTVSGRLDQIQQYGQVQLSMPPGPRAWTNSVLASYTNTDVSDTRIYSARVGVQRTRTGQYIDYAYSLMFYQDRLKQNGAGPTMSRALVPQWAWTRRNVDDPLFPRSGNLIHAEAGFAIKNVLTDQTFIRGYARGQQYVPIGKRDLFVFRAELGGVFTSGSSTGVPASLLFRAGGSNSVRGYGYQSIGNSVAGSVLPTKYLTTGTAEYQHWFNRDWGAATFFDVGTATDAWGEKVFYKGVGVGARWRSPVGPINVDLAYGLRNHSVRPYLTLGIAF; from the coding sequence TTGGCGGGGCAGGCACACCAGCAACGAAACATGGCGCGTGACGCCGCGCGGGACGCCCGACGCGGCGACGCCGGCGCGGCCCGGGCCGCGCGCATCCTCGCCGGCTGCCTGGCCGCGCTCGCCGCGCTGCCCGCCTGGGCGAAATACGACGTCGAGATCGATGCGCCGCGCGCGGTCCGCAAGCTGCTCAAGTCGCACCTCGACATCGCGCGCTTCGGCAAGCGCGACGACGTCAGCGACGACCAGTTCGACTTCCTCGTCACCGCCACGCCGCAGCAGGTGCGCGACCTGACCGCGACCGAAGGCTATTTCTCGCCGGTCGTGCGCACCGACGTGCGCACGCGCGACGGCAAGCGCAGCGTGCAGATCGCTGTCGATCCGGGGCCGCAGACCCTCGTGTCGTCGGTGGACCTGACGTTCAACGGGCCGGTCGGCTCGGAAGACCCGAAGCAGGAGAGCGCGACGCGCTTCGCGTTCTCGCTGAAGGCGGGCGAGCCGTTCACGCAGGCGGGCTGGGACGCCGCGAAGGGCGCCGCGCTCAGGCAGCTGCAGTCGCGCCGCTACCTCGGCGCGAAGATCACCGCGTCCGAGGCGCGCGTCGATCCGCGCACGCAGCGCGCGACGCTCGCGGTCACGTTCGACAGCGGCCCGACGTTTACGATCGGCAAGGTCGACGTCGAAGGCGTGCGCCGCTATCCGGAGAAGATCGTCACCAACGTCAATCCGCTGTCCGAAGGCGAGATCTACGACGTGCAGCGGATCACCGAGCTGCAGCGGCAACTGCAGAACACGCCGTACTACGCGAGCGTCGCGATCGACGTCGGCAACGACACCGAGAAGCCGGACCGGACGCCCGTGCACGTGAAGGTCAGCGAGTACCCGTACAACAGCGTGCGCGGCGGGGTCGGCTACGCGACCGACACCGGCCCGCACATCCAGGGCGCGTACACGTACCTCGACACGTTCGGCGCGGCCTGGCCGCTGACGGTGTCGGGCCGGCTCGACCAGATCCAGCAGTACGGCCAGGTGCAGCTGTCGATGCCGCCGGGGCCGCGCGCGTGGACCAACAGCGTGCTCGCGTCGTATACGAACACCGACGTGTCGGACACGCGCATCTACAGCGCGCGGGTCGGCGTGCAGCGCACCCGCACCGGGCAATACATCGACTACGCGTATTCGCTGATGTTCTATCAGGACCGGCTCAAGCAGAACGGCGCGGGACCGACCATGAGCCGCGCGCTCGTGCCGCAGTGGGCATGGACGCGCCGCAACGTCGACGATCCGCTGTTCCCGCGCTCGGGCAACCTGATCCACGCGGAGGCCGGCTTCGCGATCAAGAACGTGCTGACCGACCAGACCTTCATCCGCGGCTATGCGCGCGGCCAGCAGTACGTGCCGATCGGCAAGCGCGACCTGTTCGTGTTCCGCGCGGAGCTGGGCGGCGTGTTCACGAGCGGCAGCTCGACCGGCGTGCCGGCCTCGCTGCTGTTCCGCGCGGGCGGCTCGAATTCGGTGCGCGGCTACGGCTACCAGAGCATCGGCAACAGCGTCGCCGGCTCGGTGCTGCCGACCAAGTACCTGACGACCGGCACCGCCGAATACCAGCACTGGTTCAACCGCGACTGGGGCGCCGCGACGTTCTTCGACGTCGGCACCGCGACCGACGCGTGGGGCGAGAAGGTGTTCTACAAGGGCGTCGGCGTCGGCGCGCGCTGGCGCAGCCCGGTCGGCCCGATCAATGTCGACCTCGCCTACGGGCTGCGCAACCACAGCGTGCGCCCGTACCTGACGCTCGGCATCGCATTCTGA
- a CDS encoding DUF3460 family protein, whose translation MPYQSDVTQFLNQLKQQKPTLEEEQRKGRALLWDKQPIDLDERAAQQDSRVKQTSYVYYQNF comes from the coding sequence ATGCCGTACCAGTCCGACGTCACGCAATTCCTGAACCAGCTCAAGCAGCAGAAGCCGACGCTCGAGGAAGAGCAGCGCAAAGGCCGCGCACTGCTGTGGGACAAGCAGCCGATCGACCTCGACGAGCGCGCCGCGCAGCAGGATTCGCGCGTGAAGCAGACGTCCTACGTCTATTACCAGAACTTCTGA
- a CDS encoding segregation and condensation protein A has protein sequence MSAADEASAARPDAARPDVARPEAARPDVARPEDAVAAPAGADSTPDTVDGVAAFARLYGEPLFKLPQDLYIPPDALEVFLETFEGPLDLLLYLIRKQNFNVLDIPMAQVTAQYLGYVDQIRASNLELAAEYLLMAAMLIEIKSRMLLPVKKADTGEEAEDPRAELVRRLLEYEQMKLAAQRLDRLPQLGRDFLRAEVYIEQSITPRFPDVNSDDLRAAWADVLKRAKLVQHHKISREELSVREHMSLILRKLQNARFMEFAELFDTSRGVPVVVVNFIAMLELARESLVEITQPEPFAPIYVRLAYLPA, from the coding sequence GTGAGCGCCGCCGACGAGGCCAGCGCCGCCCGGCCTGACGCGGCCCGGCCTGACGTGGCCCGGCCCGAAGCGGCCCGGCCTGACGTGGCCCGGCCCGAAGACGCGGTCGCCGCGCCCGCGGGCGCCGATTCGACGCCCGACACGGTCGACGGCGTCGCGGCGTTCGCACGCCTGTACGGCGAGCCGCTCTTCAAGCTGCCTCAGGACCTGTACATCCCGCCCGACGCGCTCGAGGTGTTCCTCGAAACGTTCGAAGGCCCGCTCGACCTGCTGCTCTACCTGATCCGCAAGCAGAACTTCAACGTGCTCGACATCCCGATGGCGCAGGTCACCGCGCAGTATCTGGGCTATGTCGACCAGATCCGCGCGTCGAACCTCGAGCTCGCGGCCGAGTACCTGCTGATGGCCGCGATGCTCATCGAGATCAAGTCGCGGATGCTGCTGCCGGTCAAGAAGGCCGACACCGGCGAGGAGGCGGAAGATCCGCGCGCCGAGCTGGTGCGCCGCCTGCTCGAATACGAGCAGATGAAGCTCGCCGCGCAGCGCCTCGACCGGCTGCCGCAGCTCGGCCGCGACTTCCTGCGCGCCGAGGTGTACATCGAGCAGAGCATCACGCCGCGCTTCCCCGACGTGAATTCCGACGACCTGCGCGCCGCGTGGGCCGACGTGCTCAAGCGCGCGAAGCTCGTCCAGCATCACAAGATCTCCCGCGAGGAGTTGTCGGTGCGCGAGCACATGAGCCTGATCCTGCGCAAGCTGCAGAACGCGCGCTTCATGGAGTTCGCCGAGCTGTTCGACACGTCGCGCGGCGTGCCGGTCGTCGTCGTGAACTTCATCGCGATGCTCGAGCTGGCGCGCGAATCGCTCGTCGAGATCACCCAGCCCGAACCGTTCGCGCCGATCTACGTGCGCCTCGCGTACCTGCCCGCCTGA